The Terriglobia bacterium genome contains the following window.
TGGGGCGGGTGGCCCAGTCCTCCGGATCTTCCCATGTTCCTGGCGGCGCACGCGGAGAGGATACCACTGTTGTAAGTTATCGCGGAGTAGTGCGATGGGGGGCGTCCCGAACCTGTTCGATCATTAAACCTGTGCTACCGGCCTGGTTGCGATTGCAAGCAGGGATGCTAAAAACGCGGACAAGCCGGAATTGAGTGGAGAATAAGCGTGCGCGGGGCATGGCCGCCGGACAAAGTCCGTAAGAGAGCAGTCCGAAGAGTTCCATTCCAACGCGTTCTTTTCCTACCAGAAGAGGAGCACGCGCGGACATGGCAACTAGTCCCTCCATGGAACCAAGAGACAGGGAAGGTCCAAACAAGGGTTCAACCGCGACGATTTATCTGGGTAACGATCCGATGTTCACGCTGCGCAGCCTTCCCGACGACGACAGCGTCACCCTGAGCGACGTCCGGGACCCAGCCCAGAGTTGCCGGATTCCCGCGAAGCTGCTGCTCATTCTTGCTGAAACGTTTGTTGCGTTAAGAAAAAAGCGCGCGCTGTCCGACTGAGCGGGGTCCAGACAAGCAAGCAGGGTTTGCGCGCCGAAGAGCCTCGATCGCGTGCACATTACAGCAGGCGCAGGCAATGACACTCGCTCGTCTTTTCCACTCTGTTTATACATTCCGGATGAAACGTTCGTTTTATCGACCAGAACGGGCGGCTTGAGGTATGCTTTTGTCCAGGAGAGCACTTGAGCGTTGCGGGCCGACTGCGGGAGTTACGTTCGCGGATCGGAATTACCACGCGCGAAGTAGCCGAGCAAAGCCAAAAGATCGCCGAGGCCGAAGGCAATCCAGAATATTTTGTTTCGAACGCGTGGCTCACGCAACTCGAGAACACCGACTCGGTTCCCAGCATCTTCAAGCTATTCAGCCTCAGCGTGATTTACAGGATCAAGTTCACCGACCTGGTTTTGTTGTTCGGGGTGGACCTGGAAAAGATCGAGAAACATCGCATCGCGATGCCGCCGCAGGACACCTCCCGCGCGACGATTGAAGTCTACGACACGGAACGAACCGTAACTTTTCCCGTGCGCTTCGACCCGGGATTCAGCGTCAGCACGACAAACCTACTGTCCCGGATGGTGGAGGTGTGGGGGGAGATTCCGA
Protein-coding sequences here:
- a CDS encoding helix-turn-helix transcriptional regulator, which gives rise to MSVAGRLRELRSRIGITTREVAEQSQKIAEAEGNPEYFVSNAWLTQLENTDSVPSIFKLFSLSVIYRIKFTDLVLLFGVDLEKIEKHRIAMPPQDTSRATIEVYDTERTVTFPVRFDPGFSVSTTNLLSRMVEVWGEIPISLIQHLDLRHQHYGYIGLQDFTLHPLLRPGSFVQIDEGVKKIQPGKWRTEYDRPIYFLELRDGYACGWCEVNRNELLLLPHPLSPCSVKKYAYGTEAEIVGQVTGVAMRLVDPDYEGAGESARLPKRQ